A genomic region of Methanobacterium sp. contains the following coding sequences:
- a CDS encoding CRISPR-associated endoribonuclease Cas6, with protein sequence MRLLLKFKGEDDFSYRRFITSTPIVLFENNRDNKYYSLKNNGDFSFFLERVKENALKKYNAYYGEDYSALKLTE encoded by the coding sequence ATGAGATTATTACTAAAATTCAAAGGTGAGGACGACTTTTCCTATAGAAGATTCATTACAAGTACGCCTATTGTTTTATTTGAAAATAATCGGGACAATAAATATTATTCTCTCAAAAATAATGGTGATTTTTCATTTTTCCTGGAAAGAGTTAAGGAAAATGCTCTTAAAAAGTACAATGCTTATTATGGAGAGGATTATTCTGCTTTAAAATTGACTGAATAG
- a CDS encoding ubiquitin-like small modifier protein 1 produces MVEIKFLARFRDIAGERSVNIEYNGNISDLMDILTEKYGNEFKDALFDREGNIRDYMKILVNGEDVGTNGGLETEVGDEDEVVIFQTIAGG; encoded by the coding sequence ATGGTTGAAATTAAATTTTTAGCACGTTTTAGAGATATTGCAGGGGAAAGATCCGTAAATATTGAATACAACGGAAATATCTCAGATTTAATGGATATTCTCACTGAAAAATATGGAAATGAATTTAAAGATGCTCTATTTGACAGGGAAGGAAATATAAGAGATTATATGAAGATACTCGTAAATGGTGAAGATGTAGGGACCAACGGTGGATTGGAGACAGAAGTTGGAGATGAAGACGAAGTTGTAATCTTCCAGACTATTGCTGGAGGATAA
- a CDS encoding pyridoxamine 5'-phosphate oxidase family protein, whose amino-acid sequence MIMTQEMMDAVEKDNVVFLATATKDGVPNVVPIGFARPVDEKTIMIVDNYMKKTRENLESNPKASLVPRDATACPYQFKGTVEIHTSGKAFDEAVDWARSVMSKLPAKAAILLKVEEIYSVKPGPDAGSKVD is encoded by the coding sequence ATGATAATGACTCAGGAAATGATGGATGCAGTTGAAAAAGATAATGTTGTATTTCTTGCAACTGCAACTAAAGATGGAGTGCCTAATGTTGTTCCAATTGGATTTGCAAGGCCAGTAGATGAAAAAACAATTATGATCGTGGATAATTACATGAAAAAGACACGTGAAAATCTTGAAAGTAATCCTAAAGCAAGTTTAGTGCCAAGGGACGCTACTGCATGCCCTTACCAGTTTAAAGGTACAGTTGAAATCCATACTTCAGGTAAAGCCTTTGATGAAGCTGTAGATTGGGCAAGAAGCGTGATGAGCAAGCTTCCAGCAAAAGCAGCGATTTTACTTAAAGTGGAAGAAATTTATTCAGTTAAACCAGGCCCTGATGCTGGATCAAAAGTAGATTAA